The Corticium candelabrum chromosome 18, ooCorCand1.1, whole genome shotgun sequence genome includes a region encoding these proteins:
- the LOC134194389 gene encoding 1-phosphatidylinositol 3-phosphate 5-kinase-like isoform X1 — protein sequence MDDKVVVQNHHELTSFQPLSPEPASNSTSFLWRLFGFSRAQQKEQETQKITQPHLTASQQRQESVNRDVSTLKEKTRSPVSQPKAVPSVRRKSGSMHMHMSGHGMSGARSEITPPKRTLQTVLHTIGNMTDVQRGAQPKETLKQYWMPDEHCKSCYDCREVFNTFRRRHHCRVCGQIFCSRCCWETIPGHLMGMAKDLRVCNYCVRIVRDYTHSSGAGSVIRMESRECAGSNGGTPVRRHCSIDSSINEEKGFRSAFDGDEFMGKTLRPTTLPHIRLDNGNDCSPPPDIYTPIVPSALQFGSTPQKSIKGRGIELREVWLELQKPEHGLLQAHRYRLRSYPNTLVASEIVDWLLERGCAGPNRSQACVLGQALLDSKRIEHMTGEVLFKDEYTLYRPGLIGTVEIAEVAKAKQRENTDDDMGPEWFRSLSKAEVGSQSPSETSNTDDKYAYSDDDTQTSAISPNPDSIPAATSDTKSTELDDDHTSWPVGLQEQLNSSDTVVSESGAGASTLQAALTNLRQTDSKDSSGFVNPEQRYLFTSLRGQQKHNSFECFLRSALRVADSGGVTAGGQEVTLRDNQNQRIAIERLNRWHKNHVDMLLWQQLWDVGLPKEWFNVVHDIAHMISRKVRPKFAVNDHIDLRKYVKYKKIPDKTRSFSYISGIVFTKTVAHKKMASTLRRPKILLLRCALEYERVENKFSSLDLLVMQEAQHLKSLVDRIKNLNPDIVLVEKSVSQLARDYLHKANIVLVFNVKRKVMERLARCTQASLVTAIDQLQFDSVRLGRCELFKLCDYVLPNGKPKPLMSFEGCAESLGCTVILQGDKQQLPVVKKLLNTAVLASYNLLMEMQLHLDMFAMPPPFDPALYSEVKATISDKMSRVTTPTLYPCIPDDEYRLEDELLIDESATDANSDDNIQGERNEEVDTHEGDDRTSAVCVVDVATVGVDDSHVETELTRNVVTEGLAGDQDVEARNDHTDLDDRETVGKRDVNTRVENADEEGQTQNIELTPDCYTNVNDEYVIDNGQQPRDPLWTLDPSDDGDEPPAAVSLVDAADTPSADIRATHSPWDDQLSCSPLLQSIAYGTQFIVSTDDTSDQLNVSIAHLLPDRPSCFLRCLMQVLLTLSPHITFPLPYVETAAGSLSNVRPFLPNIVYFSKRFKPQEQAASSRLTANRQPSCTSTDLEICKEKEWGDPHPFVTEVIKEPLSASSCAAQLANFRAFGGRVGVENKSILGGCSHGFVSPVRKPVGQLNLARDDDGGRSYGSSLHTNGNMSSEQTTHNLPDRNATQPSIPRPVKYEGKIDCLDIENHQQLLVLFSSQSSASNNAPNPCIHPWVVTMGFYGQNDIALGHFLNHYCFRFPFRCSVQVCGADMVKHQRHFVHGRGVIRLVLEHMEKPVAGFEDKILCWTWCKRCRQTTPVSTLSDEAQAFSFAKYLELRFYARNYGCYQLSDIECHHSLHQDHVHFFSFGRIIASFEHQTMCLLEVVIPAVEMMLETHGYEVFSWHLHLDQACNYFMSFHRVVEDRLNEMATLTNLPNDIVEQIELMRKHLEGEKSEVLNNTTKLRNRAEKFGLISRTGNESPYAVSHMSVFEMVDACNELKRACVDRVNYWNRTLCELHLRKTDKGRRAMLSKLSKTASSLPLSRDDMDQYDIVRIEKSPLSTSTESGLESETQNHEESNSEQSSHNQRYSDSKEQRASMSPDRSGSRQTDEMSSSVAIREVDQLSVELSGVVSSFLASTSSSSKSVKYLKKTTSSNSIASAPILIEQSEKSKSKRNASSILSRFLPDSSFQPLPSPLPATEHHGLPMTRAFPVPVYDSEPSSIVAYTLSSKEYYEKLRLLQCVLEHNASEQNRSRLSSPRGGDDVIAASLQEDYYTQPTNSSGCSTPVASSTKDKESIKSSILSFFRPASSSLEHQGQGEETSRSGDSEEPSDRESSDFRDTSPSSDGTRRKSSSSGRWTRNSRIKSEEDVSNGGVDETDLGMSTPVMSDEDQQHITYQYPSENYKFYCRVYFAEQFRKYREVVFPDGEDRFVRSLSRCCVWAARGGKSGSKFCKTFDDRFIVKQLSRSEMQSFKLFAQHYFEYMENAHRSKDPTVIAKILGVYTIGFKNSHTNTSLRQDILIMENLFYGRQISRIFDLKGSERNRYVQSKGQNEVLMDENLLEFVCESPLFIRPHAKNVLTRSILNDTAFLAKQFVMDYSLLVGIDETRSEIIVGIIDFIRTFTLDKRLEMWVKSTGLLGGHGKMPTVVSPDVYRKRFCEAMDRYFLMVPDKWSAVGADVDWECREFD from the exons CGAGGTGCTCAACCTAAGGAGACACTGAAACAGTACTGGATGCCAGACGAGCATTGCAAGTCGTGCTACGATTGTCGTGAGGTGTTTAACACCTTCAGACGGCGTCACCATTGTCGTGTGTGTGGACAGATCTTCTGCTCACGTTGTTGCTGGGAGACGATTCCCGGTCACCTGATGGGCATGGCTAAGGATCTGCGCGTGTGTAACTATTGTGTGCGAATTGTGAGGGATTACACGCATTCGTCGGGTGCTGGGAGTGTGATTAGGATGGAGTCAAGGGAGTGTGCTGGATCGAATGGGGGGACGCCTGTTCGTCGGCATTGTTCAATCGATTCGAGTATAAATGAAGAGAAGGGATTTAG GTCAGCATTTGATGGCGATGAATTTATGGGCAAAACGCTCCGACCAACGACTCTCCCTCACATCCGCCTAGACAACGGCAACGACTGTAGCCCACCACCCGACATCTACACCCCAATAGTGCCGAGTGCATTACAGTTTGGCTCCACACCTCAGAAGAGCATCAAG GGGCGAGGCATTGAACTACGAGAAGTTTGGTTAGAGCTACAGAAACCGGAACATGGGCTACTGCAGGCGCATCGTTATCGTCTCCGTTCGTATCCAAACACTTTGGTTGCAAGTGAGATTGTTGACTGGCTGCTGGAAAGAGGCTGTGCTGGTCCAAACAGAAGCCAAGCGTGCGTCTTAGGGCAAGCACTCTTGGACTCAAAGAGGATCGAACACATGACAGGAGAAGTTCTGTTTAAGGATGAATACACGCTGTATCGTCCTGGATTG ATCGGAACGGTGGAGATTGCTGAAGTCGCGAAGGCTAAACAGAGAGAAAACACGGACGATGATATGGGGCCGGAGTGGTTCCGATCGTTATCTAAAGCTGAAGTAGGATCGCAG AGTCCAAGCGAGACGAGCAATACAG ATGACAAATACGCCTACTCCGACGATGACACTCAAACATCAGCTATTTCTCCCAACCCTGATTCCATCCCGGCTGCTACATCAGACACCAAGTCTACCGAATTAGACGACGATCATACCTCATGGCCAGTTGGATTACAAGAACAACTGAATTCTAGTGACACCGTCGTGTCCGAATCGGGTGCAGGCGCGTCTACATTACAAGCCGCCTTAACAAAcctcagacaaacagacagcaaagatAGCAGCGGATTTGTCAACCCAGAGCAACGTTACCTCTTCACGTCGCTTCGCGGACAACAAAAGCACAACAGCTTTGAATGCTTTCTGCGTAGCGCATTGAGAGTAGCAGACAGCGGGGGAGTGACGGCCGGCGGGCAAGAGGTGACGCTGCGTGACAACCAGAATCAGAGAATTGCAATCGAACGTCTCAA tcgATGGCATAAGAATCATGTTGATatgttgctatggcaacaGCTATGGGATGTCGGTCTTCCGAAGGAATGGTTTAATGTTGTGCATGATATTGCGCATATGATTAGTCGGAAG GTGAGACCGAAGTTTGCGGTCAATGATCACATCGATCTTCGTAAATATGTCAAATACAAGAAG ATACCCGACAAGACAAGATCATTTTCATATATTAGTGGCATTGTATTTACGAAAACTGTTGCCCACAAGAAG ATGGCATCGACATTACGTCGTcctaaaattttgcttttgcGATGTGCATTGGAATACGAG AGAGTTGAGAACAAATTCTCGTCTCTCGACTTGCTGGTGATGCAGGAAGCTCAACACCTCAAGTCTCTAGTCGACAGAATAAAGAACTTAAACCCCGACATTGTGCTAGTTGAAAAGAGCGTCTCACAACTCGCTCGCGATTACCTCCACAAAGCCAACATCGTGCTCGTCTTCAATGTCAAACGCAAAGTGATGGAGAGACTCGCTCGTTGTACTCAAGCTTCGCTGGTGACCGCGATCGACCAATTGCAGTTCGACTCGGTTCGTCTCGGAAGGTGTGAGCTCTTCAAACTTTGCGATTACGTATTGCCCAACGGGAAGCCGAAGCCGTTGATGTCGTTTGAAGGCTGCGCCGAGTCGCTCGGCTGTACAGTCATCCTACAGGGAGATAAACAGCAGCTGCCTGTAGTAAAGAAGCTGCTGAACACGGCCGTGTTGGCGTCATATAATCTACTCATGGAGATGCAGCTGCATCTGGACATGTTTGCGATGCCGCCACCGTTTGATCCTGCTCTTTATAGTGAAGTCAAGGCGACGATAAGTGACAAAATGTCGAGAGTAACGACACCAACGTTGTACCCGTGCATTCCCGACGACGAGTATCGACTAGAAGACGAGCTGCTGATTGATGAATCGGCCACAGATGCAAACAGCGATGATAACATTCAAGGTGAACGCAACGAGGAGGTCGATACTCATGAGGGTGATGACCGTACgagtgctgtttgtgttgtagacgTGGCAACTGTAGGTGTTGATGATTCTCACGTAGAAACTGAACTGACAAGAAACGTGGTGACGGAAGGATTAGCTGGTGATCAAGATGTTGAAGCCAGGAATGATCATACAGACCTGGATGATAGAGAAACGGTTGGAAAACGAGACGTCAACACAAGAGTAGAGAATGCCGATGAAGAGGGACAGACACAGAACATTGAATTGACTCCCGATTGTTACACAAACGTAAACGATGAATACGtgatagacaatggacaacAACCTCGAGATCCACTCTGGACGCTCGATCCGAGCGACGACGGAGACGAACCGCCTGCTGCTGTGTCTCTCGTCGATGCCGCCGATACTCCATCTGCTGACATCCGTGCCACACACTCACCATGGGATGACCAGCTCTCCTGCTCGCCGTTACTACAAAGCATCGCATACGGCACACAATTCATTGTCTCCACGGACGACACCTCGGATCAACTCAACGTCTCAATAGCTCACTTACTACCCGATCGACCGAGCTGCTTCCTTCGCTGTCTCATGCAAGTTTTACTCACTCTCTCACCACATATTACATTCCCATTGCCATACGTGGAGACAGCAGCCGGCAGTTTGTCCAACGTTCGTCCGTTTCTTCCGAATATTGTTTACTTCTCTAAACGATTTAAACCACAAGAGCAAGCGGCATCGTCACGTCTCACAGCGAATCGGCAGCCATCGTGTACTAGTACAGACTTGGAGATTTGTAAGGAAAAGGAGTGGGGTGACCCGCATCCGTTTGTTACCGAAGTAATCAAAGAACCGTTGAGTGCGTCCTCGTGTGCAGCTCAGTTGGCAAATTTTCGTGCGTTTGGTGGTCGTGTTGGCGTTGAAAACAAGTCGATATTGGGCGGTTGTAGTCACGGATTTGTCTCGCCAGTAAGGAAACCGGTTGGTCAGTTGAATCTTGCGAGGGATGATGATGGTGGTCGATCATATGGCAGCAGCTTGCACACGAATGGGAACATGTCGAGTGAGCAGACGACACACAATCTGCCTGATAGGAATGCAACACAACCGTCGATCCCCAGACCTGTGAAATACGAAGGAAAG ATTGATTGCCTTGATATTGAAAACCATCAGCAGCTGCTTGTACTCTTCAGCAGCCAATCATCAGCGTCCAACAACGCACCCAATCCTTGCATCCACCCATG GGTTGTGACTATGGGTTTCTATGGACAAAATGACATTGCGCTGGGTCATTTCCTCAATCACTATTGCTTCAGATTTCCGTTTCGTTGTAGCGTCCAGGTGTGCGGTGCTGACATGGTGAAGCATCAGAGGCACTTTGTTCATGGACGAGGAGTTATTCGTCTTGTGTTGGAACACATGGAGAAGCCGGTGGCAGGATTTGAGGACAAGATACTTTGTTGGACTTGGTGCAAACGATGTCGACAA ACGACGCCCGTCTCTACCCTGTCTGATGAGGCTCAAGCTTTCTCGTTTGCTAAATATCTCGAGCTTCGTTTCTACGCACGAAACTACGGCTGTTATCAACTCAGTGACATCGAGTGCCACCACTCGCTTCATCAAGATCACGTCCATTTTTTCAGTTTCGGACGCATCATCGCCAGCTTTGA ACATCAGACCATGTGTCTACTGGAAGTCGTTATTCCTGCTGTTGAGATGATGCTGGAGACTCACGGCTACGAAGTCTTCAGTTGGCACCTTCATCTTGATCAGGCGTGCAATTACTTTATGTCGTTTCACAGAGTGGTTGAGGATCGACTGAATGAGATGGCCACATTGACAAACCTTCCGAACGACATTGTGGAGCAGATTGAGTTGATGAGGAAACACTTGGAAGGAGAGAAATCCGAAGTGTTGAATAACACGACGAAACTGAGAAATCGAGCTGAGAAATTTGGGTTGATATCAAGAACGGGAAATGAGAGTCCGTATGCAGTCAGCCatatgtcggtgtttgagatgGTGGACGCGTGTAATGAGTTGAAACGAGCGTGTGTGGACCGTGTGAACTACTGGAATAGAAC attatgtGAATTGCACTTGaggaaaacagacaaaggCCGACGTGCGATGCTCAGCAAGTTGTCAAAGACAGCGTCGTCACTAccgttgtcacgtgacgataTGGATCAGTACGACATCGTGAGAATCGAGAAGTCACCACTGTCGACGAGCACAGAGAGCGGACTTGAAAGTGAAACACAAAATCATGAAGAAAGCAACTCAGAGCAAAGTAGTCATAACCAGAGATACTCAGATAGTAAAGAACAAAGAGCATCGATGTCTCCGGATCGTAGTggcagtagacagacagatgagatGTCTTCGAGTGTTGCTATAAGAGAAGTGGATCAGTTGTCTGTTGAACTGTCGGGTGTCGTCTCTTCGTTTCTTGCTTCAACGTCATCGTCTTCGAAGAGTGTGAAGTACTTGAAGAAGACAACCAGTTCAA ATTCTATTGCTAGTGCTCCTATACTCATTGAACAGTCCGAGAAGAGCAAATCGAAACGCAACGCATCGTCCATTTTGTCTCGTTTCCTTCCTGACTCAAGCTTCCAGCCTCTACCATCACCGCT ACCAGCAACTGAGCATCACGGCTTGCCGATGACGAGGGCGTTTCCTGTTCCTGTGTATGACAGTGAGCCGAGCTCGATTGTTGCGTACACACTGAG CTCAAAAGAATATTATGAGAAGTTGAGATTGTTGCAGTGCGTGTTGGAGCACAATGCCAG CGAACAGAATCGCAGTCGTTTGTCTTCCCCACGAGGTGGTGACGACGTTATTGCTGCCTCATTACAGGAAGATTACTACACTCAACCTACAAACTCATCTGGCTGTTCAACTCCCGTTGCATCATCTACAAAGGACAAAGAAAGCATCAAGTCTTCCATCCTCAGTTTCTTCCGTCCAGCATCCTCGTCTCTTGAACATCAAGGTCAAGGTGAGGAAACATCAAGAAGTGGTGACAGTGAGGAACCAAGTGACCGTGAATCATCAGACTTTCGAGATACGAGCCCGAGTAGTGATGGTACACGACGAAAGAGCAGTAGCTCAGGACGATGGACACGAAACAGTAGGATAAAGTCGGAGGAAGACGTGAGCAATGGTGGAGTAGATGAAACCGACTTGGGAATGTCGACGCCTGTGATGTCAGACGAAGATCAACAACATATCACATATC AGTATCCATCTGAGAACTACAAGTTTTACTGTCGAGTTTACTTTGCTGAGCAGTTCAGGAAGTATAGGGAAGTTGTATTTCCGGATGGAGAAGACCG GTTTGTTCGCTCGTTGTCAAGATGTTGTGTTTGGGCTGCAAGAGGCGGAAAGTCTGGATCAAAATTCTGCAAAACTTTTG ACGATCGTTTCATTGTCAAGCAATTGAGTCGATCTGAAATGCAGTCGTTCAAGTTGTTCGCCCAGCATTACTTCGAGTACATGGAGAATGCCCATCGTAGCAAA GATCCCACAGTAATTGCAAAGATACTCGGCGTCTACACAATTGGTTTCAAAAACAGCCACACAAACACGTCATTGAGGCAAGACATTTTGATCATGGAGAATTTATTTTATGGCCGACAAATCTCGAGG ATATTTGATCTGAAGGGTTCAGAACGAAATCGATACGTACAGTCGAAAGGGCAAAATGAAGTTCTGATGGATGAAAATCTGTTGGAGT TTGTGTGTGAGTCTCCATTGTTCATTCGTCCACATGCGAAAAACGTCCTCACAAGATCGATATTGAACGACACAGCATTTCTAGCCAAACAGTTTGTCATGGACTACTCATTACTGGTGGGCATCGACGAGACTCGATCCGAAATCATTGTGGGAATCATTG ACTTCATACGGACGTTTACGCTTGACAAGCGACTAGAAATGTGGGTCAAGTCGACGGGATTGCTCGGTGGACATGGGAAGATGCCAACCGTTGTATCTCCAGATGTCTATCGTAAACGCTTCTGTGAAGCAATGGATCGTTACTTTCTCATGGTGCCAGACAAATGGTCGGCAGTCGGCGCGGACGTTGACTGGGAATGCAGAGAATTCGATTGA